The region CATCTCCGTCACCGACATCGAGGAGGTGTTCGAGGCGATAATCGTCTCCTCGCCCGTCGCAGCCTCGACGTCCGAGAAGACGTCCTTTTTGAGGTCCATGTCCTCCGGAACGGCCTCGATGACGAGGTCCGCGTCAGCGACGGCCGCCTCGAGGTCGGTCGTTCCCGAAATTCGATCGAGTGCCGTCTGCATCTCCTCTTCCGTGACCTTGTCACGGTCGACGCCGCCCTGGAGATTGTCTCGAATGCCCTCGATGCCGTTTTCGACGAACTCGTCCTCGATATCCCGCAAGATCACGTCGTGACCCGCCATTGCGGACACCTGTGCGATACCGTGACCCATGCTTCCGGCTCCCAGCACTGCGATTTGCATGTGCGTGTTGACTCGAGTCGGAAGCAAAAACGTTCCTCTCTCGAGACGAGTGGCGACGTTCGCTCGAGGGGCGCCCGATTCGAGAACAGCGGGGCGCAGCATTTTACGTATTCGGGTTGGATGGCTGACCGATGGCCGAACACGACGGCTCGCCAGCAGACGACTCCGATGGGCCGGTCTACTACGTGATCAGTGACCTTCACATCGGCGGCGACGAACAGTTGGGGCAGGTCGATTTTCTCGAGGAGTTACTCGCGTTCCTCGAGCGCTTGGAGACGACCGACGAAGATGCCGAATTGGTGATCAACGGCGACGCGTTCGGCCTGTGGGAGTTCACCGAGGTCCGTGGAGTGGCGAAATTCGACGTCCTCCTCGAGCGCTACCCCGAACTGTTCGAGCAGTTACGCGCGACCGGCGACTCGATTCCGATCACGCTCTTGCCGGGAAACCACGATAGCGAGCTCGCGGCGTACGAAGAGTACGTCGAGCGGTTGGCCGAGTACAACGTCGACCTCGTGCAAGCCGAGTCGATCACTCGTCCGGTTGGTGATCGAACGATTTGGTTCGAACACGGTCACCAACAAGATTCCAACAACCGATTCGAGGACTTCGGCAATCCCTACGAGCGGCCACTGGGGTTCTACTACAACACCCTCGTGACGAGTCGCGCGGGCCAACTCTCGGATCGGGGTCGATACAACTGGTTGAAGGACGTGCAAGCGATTACGCCCACCGAACGGGTGCCTCGCTGGCTCCTCTCGAAGTACTTCTACCGCGAAATGAATCCGCTCTTGCGATACGCCGTAATCCCGTTTTTGCTGTTGTTCAACGTGAGTGTCGTTCTGGCGGTGCTGGCGGGACTAGACGTCGCCGGTGTCTGGCGAATGCCGGTCGAGCGAACGGACGCCGTGCTCACTCAACTCGGGTTCGTCGGGGAAGCCGTTCACTTCCTCCTCGTCGTCAACGCCGCGGTCGCCGGCGTGCTCCTCCTTGCGGGCGTTCCGATCTACTTCATCCTCCGCGACTTCGGGAAGACCGTCGATCGATTCGGAGTCCTCGAGACCGACCTCACCGTCGACCCCGACGAACCGTACGAGCGGGCCGCCCGCGAGGTCTTCACCGACAGGCCCGAGACGGCGGTGTTCTGCTACGGGCACACGCATCGCCCGCTGGTGCGCGAGGTCGACGAGCGGCTGCTCGTCAACACCGGAACGTGGCTCAAACGGCTTCATCGACGGGACGTGATAACCGGGGTGCTCCCACCGGTGTTCTACCCGTCGTATCAACTCTGTGTCGTCCGCATCTCGGCCGTTTCGGAAGGCGTGGCGGTGGGGTACGAGGAGATCGAGAAGGCGAGTCCGAGCGCGGACGAAATCACTCGTACCGAACGTTTGCTGACGCTGGGCCAGGCTCCGCCGCCAGCGCTTCCCGATCGGACAGTCGTCACGTCTGACGGTCCGAAATCACCAGCCGAGATCCCGAACGACTGATGTAGCGAGATTTCGAACGGCTGGTTCGCCGAGATTTCCCACCACTGGCTCTTCGGGGAGTGGACTCGGCGTCCACAAACGGAGTTACTTTACCGACCGAGTGCGAGTTAATCCGTATCAATGAGCGACCAACAACCGGTTATCGTGCAGGCATGCAGAACGCCACAGGGCAAACACGGCGGCGTCTTCGCCGACACCGGCAGCGAGGAACTCTCCGTTCCGCTCGTAAATACGATGCTCGAGCGAAGCGGGCTCACGGGAGACGACGTCGACGACGTCCGCTGGGGCTGTGCGAAGCAAGTCGACGAGCAGAGTAACAACATCGCCCGCGTTATCGCTCTCCTCTCGGAACTCGGCGAGGACGTCCCGGGGACCAGTATCGATCGACTCTGTGCCTCCTCCGCGGAAGCCATCATGAGCGCGAGCGACGCCATTCGCGCGGGCCAGCGCGAGGTGATCGTCGCCGGCGGCGTCGAGAACATGTCACGGACTGAGCGCAGAAAGGGAATCGACGCCTACGGCGGTATCGCAGAACAGTACGACGCCGCCGGCCTCACAATGGGCCAGACCGCAGAGAAGGTCGCCCAAGAGTACGATATCTCTCGAGAGCGCCAGGACGCCTACGGCGCGCGCAGTCAACAGCGTGCAGTCGAAGCCACCGAGGCGGGCAAGTTCGACGACGAAATCGTCCCCATCGACACGGGCGAACAGGTCGTCGAGGAAGACGAAGGGCTGCGTCCGGGCACCACGAAAGAGAAGATCAGCGGCCTCCCACCGGCCTTCGAGGAAGACGGCACCGTCACCGCAGCCAACGCCTCGCAGGTCTCCGACGGCGCAGCGGCCGTCCTCGTCACGAGTCGCGAGTTCGCCAAGGAACGCGGCCTCGAGATCCGCGCCGAAATCGAGGATCACAGCGTCGCCGGCGTCGATCCGACGGTGATGGGAATCGGCCCCGTCCCCGCCGTCCGCGGCCTCTGGGAGCGAAACGGCCGCTCGGCCGAGGCGTACGATATCGTCGAACTCAACGAGGCCTTCGCCAGCCAGACGCTGTACTGTCAGGACGAACTCGGCTTCGACGACGACGTCTTCAACGTCAACGGCGGCGCAATCGCTATCGGACACCCACTCGGTGCCTCCGGCGCTCGCCTCCCCGTTTCGCTCATCCACGAACTCGAGCGCCAGGGCGGCGGGCTCGGCCTCGCGACGATGTGCGTCGGGTACGGACAAGGAGCGGCTGTGGAGTTCCGCGTTCCCGAGCAGTAATCGACGTACTCCACGTTTTTCGAGGCGCGTTGTGCGAGGCTTCCGACACGAAACCGAAACCGAAAACGACAGCGACAGAAGCCGAAAACGACAGCAGAAAGCGAGAGTCGAGGTCCGCGTTAGAGGATCTGGTCGGCGATGATGTTCTTCTGGATTTCGCTCGTTCCCTCGTAGATCTTCGTGATGCGGGCGTCGCGGTAGTAGCGCTCGGCGGGGTAGTCCGTGACGTATCCCGAGCCACCGTGGACCTGGATGCCCTCGTCGGCGACTTCGACGGAGATTTCGGAGGCGAAGAGCTTCGCCATACTCGAGTACTGCGCGGCGACGTCCTGGTTGTTCTTCTCGACCTGGCTGGCGGCGCGGTAGGTCAGCGAGCGAGCGGCTTCGACCTTGGTCGCCATCTCTGCGAGTTTGTGCTCGATTGCCTGGAACTCCTTGATCTTCTGGTCGAACTGCTCGCGCTCGTTCGCGTACTCGATGGCGGCGTCGAGGGCACCCTGTGCGGCGCCGACGGCCTGTGAGGCGACGCTCGTGCGACCGGCGGCGAAGAACTCCATGAGTTGGTAGAAGCCCTTGTCGACTTCGCCGATGACGTTCTCTTCGGAGACGCGCACGTCGTCGATGACGACCTCGGCGAGGTCGGAGGCGCGGATGCCGAGTTTGTTGTCGATCTTGTCGGTCGAAACGCCGTCTTGGTCCATTTCGACGAGGAAGGCGGTGATGCCGCGGTGACCCTCGTCGGGGCTGGTTTTGGCCATCAAGACGCCGACGTCTGCGACGGTGCCGTTCGTGATCCACATCTTGTTGCCGTTCAAGACGTACTCGTCGCCGTCCTTCTCGGCGACCGTCTCGATGCCGGCGACGTTCGAGCCGTGCGCTGGCTCGGAGATCATCGAACAGGAGGCCGTTTCGCCGTTGGCGATTTTGGGAAGCCACTCCTCTTTCATCCACTCGTCGCCGAACTCGATGATCATGTTCGTCCCGAAGCCGGCCGAACCGACAGCCGAGCCGATTCCGGGGTCGGCACGCCAGAGCTCTTCGGTGACGATGGTACTCGAGATCTTGTCCATGCCAGCGCCGCCGTAGTCGATCGGAATGCCGGGGGCGACGAAGTCGTACTCCGCGGCCGTTTTGCGGATCTCTTCTGGATACTTGTGCTCGCGGTCGTGTTCCTCGGCGACCGGTTTCATCTCGTTTTCGCCGAAGTCACGGACGGCGTCGCGAATCGCTTCGTGTTCGGCCGACAGCGTGAATGCCATACGTGACGATTGTGGTCAGGTACCAAAATAGCTTCGATCCATTCAACAGTTGCAACCGATCTCGTAACAATACCGAACGTTGTAAAGATATGCGACACGAACGATGCGTATTAATTCTGAGTGCTTTTCGACGGGTTTCGTCGCAGTTACCCCTATTTCGACCCTTCAACCGACTAGTGGGGTGCTCTGGGTTCCACATCGAACGGTCGACTGACGAGCACGTCCTGCCCGATGCTTTACAACGGTAATTGCCACATACGCTATACTCGAGTGTAGCGCCGGTGGCGCAAATCGTTTCGAACGGGAGATCTCACTCCTGATCTCGGATCTTGAACTTCTGGACCTTCCCCGTCGTCGTTCGCGGGAGTTCCTCGACGAACTCGACCTCGCGAGGGTGTTTGTACGCAGCCATGTGCTCGAGACAGTAGTCTTTGATGTCTTCGGGCGTGGCATCCGCGTCCGGAGTCGGGACGACGAGCGCCTGGACGGTCTCGCCGCGCCGGTCGTCCGGAACGCCGACGACGGCCGCGTCCGCGATATCTTCGTGTTCGAAGAGAAGTTCTTCGACTTCCCGCGGGTAGACGTTGTAGCCGCCGGTGACGATCATGTGCTTCTCGCGGTCGACGACGAAGAAGAAGTCGTCCTCGTCCCAGTAGCCGATGTCGCCGGTGTGGAACCAGGTCGTTCCGTCTTCTTCGGTGAACGCCTCGTCGTTCGCCTCGGGCAGTTCGTAGTAGCCCTGCATGACGTTCGGACCCGAGATGACGAGTTCGCCCGTGATCTCGTGGAGGTCGGCTTCTTCTTCGTCGATCGGCCCCTCCTCGACGCGCGGAACCGTCTCGAAGTCTTCGTCGACGATCTTCGCGTCGACGCTCGTCTCGCCGGGGCCGTCGAGGGGCGTTCCGATGCTGCCCTTTCGGCGCGCCCCTTTTCGGTTCGCGTGCGTGACCGGACTGGTTTCCGTCAGGCCGTAGCCCTCGTAGAGTTCGACGCCGTAGAGATCCTCGAAGCGTTCGAGAACCTCGAGGGGCAGACTGGAGCCGCCGGAGTTGACGAACCGGAGCGCCTCGAGTTCGTACTCCGCGGCGTCGGGCTGGTTGATCATATCGTTGAACATCGCCGGCACGCCGAACATGATGGAGAGGTCTTCTTCCTCGATCAGGTCCATCACGGTCGGTGCGTCCCACTCGGGGATCGGATAGTAGGCACCGCCGCTGTACATCGCGCCGTTCATCACGACGGACATGCCGTAGATGTGAAAGAGCGGCAGAGTACCGACGAGGCGGTCCGAAGACTGGAAGCCGCCGTGTGGCACGTCGGCGTTGGCTTCGGTCGTCCAGCGGATGTTGTCGTGAGTGAGGAGGACGCCCTTCGGGGTCCCAGTCGTCCCCGACGTGTAGGGCTGGACTGCCACGTCGTCGTCCGCGCGGTCGACGACGTCCGTAGTATCGTCCGCGAGGAACTCGTCGAAAGCGGTTGCACCCTCGACAGCGTCACCAACGCTGATGACCTGCTCGACGTCTGTGTCCTCGAGTACCTCGACGACGTTCGGGACGTTATCAGCCAGGGAAACGACCGCCTTCGCCCCGCTGTCGTCTAGCAGGTGGCCGATCTCGCGGGCCTTGTACTGGGGGTTCATCGGGACGACGATGGCGCCGGCGCGCAGCGTACCGTAGAACGCGGTCACGAACTGCGGGAGATTCGGGAGGTAGATGCCGACGCGGTCGTTCTCGCCGATGCCACGAGAGTGGAGCGCCTGCGCGAACTGGCCGGCACGAGTCCAGAACTGCTCGTAGGTGAGTTCCGTCCCCTCGTAGACGATTGCGGGAGAATCGGGGTTCGATTCGACGGTCTCGGCGACAGTCGTAACGAGATTGGTCATTCGCTTGTTCGTGGATTGGCTGAGCACTACTAAAGGATTCCTGTCCGGGTCGGTCCCCCAGCGTTGATAACGAAAACGGTGGACTCGAGACGTTAGTCCGACGTCGGGCTCGCCTTGGTGTGGGACTCGTCGTAGCCGATGACGGTCTTAGCGTAGCCGAGCGCAGCCACGATTGCCGCCGCCGCGACGACCTGAAGGACGACGCTGACGAGCGAGCCGAACATCGCGGCGAACGCTGCGACGACGTAGAAGCCACGAACCGGGTACGAGAGATTTCGTGCGCCGTCGAAGCCGATGGTCGCCACGATGAGGGCGACCGTTCCGGCGAGGACGACGGGGAACGCGAGCAGCGTCTCCTGGGACCAGTAGATGAGGCTGTCGTTGGCGACGAACGCGAACGGGATGACGAAGCCGGGTGCACCGATCCGGAGCGCCTGAAGGCAGGCTTTGACGAAGCTCGTCCCGGCGATTCGGGCACCGATAGCGACCGAAATTGCAACCGGGGGCGTGATCGCAGAGAGCATCGCGAAGTAGAAGACGAACATGTGCGAGGCGATCTCGGGGACGCCCATCTCGGTGACACCGGGAACGACGAGCACGACGACGAGCACGTACGCCGCCGGCGTCGGCATTCCGAGACCGAACAGGATGCTCGCGATCATCGCGAGGATTAGGACGACGAAGAGCATGCCGCCGCCGATCCCGAGGATGGACGTACTGACTCGCGGCGCGAGCCCCGTGAACGTCAGCATCTCGATGATAACGCCCATCGCGGCCAGCACGCCCACGAGCGGCGCCATCTCGAGGCCACCGCGACGAAGGGCGAGTGCGATCTGCTCGAAAACGAGATAACACTCTTTGAATGCCCACGCGACACCGGATTTCACCGAGGTCGGACCGGAGTCGGCACGTGAGGCCTCGAGTGCGTCGACGACGACGAATTTCAGACTGCCGACGACGAAGATCGTGATGATCGTGTACAGTCCGGCGGTGAGCGGCGTGTACCGAAGCCAGATGAGCGTGACGAGGAGCACACCGAGTGGCACGGCGAAGTGGATGCCGTTCAACAGGAGCCGCCAGTCGAACGAACCGACGTTCGGCGAGGTCCAGCCGAACTTCAAGACGGCGAAGTGAATACCGATACCGACGCTCAGGTAGAACAGCGCGGCCGGGATGATACCCGCCTGTACGATCTCGAGGTAGCTGACGCCGATGAAGTCAGCCATGAGGAACGCGGCGACGCCCATCACCGGCGGGAGCATCTGGCCGCCGGCGGAGGCGACCGACTCAATCGCGGCGGAGAAGTCGTCGCGGATGCCCTGATCTTGCATCATCGGGATCGTGAAGCTACCAGTCGTGGCGGTGTTCGCCGCGGCGCTGCCGGTAATCGATCCCATTACCATACTGGCGATGACGGCGATCTGCACGACGCCCGTCTTGAGCGTCTTCC is a window of Natronorubrum sediminis DNA encoding:
- a CDS encoding metallophosphoesterase, with protein sequence MAEHDGSPADDSDGPVYYVISDLHIGGDEQLGQVDFLEELLAFLERLETTDEDAELVINGDAFGLWEFTEVRGVAKFDVLLERYPELFEQLRATGDSIPITLLPGNHDSELAAYEEYVERLAEYNVDLVQAESITRPVGDRTIWFEHGHQQDSNNRFEDFGNPYERPLGFYYNTLVTSRAGQLSDRGRYNWLKDVQAITPTERVPRWLLSKYFYREMNPLLRYAVIPFLLLFNVSVVLAVLAGLDVAGVWRMPVERTDAVLTQLGFVGEAVHFLLVVNAAVAGVLLLAGVPIYFILRDFGKTVDRFGVLETDLTVDPDEPYERAAREVFTDRPETAVFCYGHTHRPLVREVDERLLVNTGTWLKRLHRRDVITGVLPPVFYPSYQLCVVRISAVSEGVAVGYEEIEKASPSADEITRTERLLTLGQAPPPALPDRTVVTSDGPKSPAEIPND
- a CDS encoding thiolase family protein gives rise to the protein MSDQQPVIVQACRTPQGKHGGVFADTGSEELSVPLVNTMLERSGLTGDDVDDVRWGCAKQVDEQSNNIARVIALLSELGEDVPGTSIDRLCASSAEAIMSASDAIRAGQREVIVAGGVENMSRTERRKGIDAYGGIAEQYDAAGLTMGQTAEKVAQEYDISRERQDAYGARSQQRAVEATEAGKFDDEIVPIDTGEQVVEEDEGLRPGTTKEKISGLPPAFEEDGTVTAANASQVSDGAAAVLVTSREFAKERGLEIRAEIEDHSVAGVDPTVMGIGPVPAVRGLWERNGRSAEAYDIVELNEAFASQTLYCQDELGFDDDVFNVNGGAIAIGHPLGASGARLPVSLIHELERQGGGLGLATMCVGYGQGAAVEFRVPEQ
- a CDS encoding acyl-CoA dehydrogenase family protein encodes the protein MAFTLSAEHEAIRDAVRDFGENEMKPVAEEHDREHKYPEEIRKTAAEYDFVAPGIPIDYGGAGMDKISSTIVTEELWRADPGIGSAVGSAGFGTNMIIEFGDEWMKEEWLPKIANGETASCSMISEPAHGSNVAGIETVAEKDGDEYVLNGNKMWITNGTVADVGVLMAKTSPDEGHRGITAFLVEMDQDGVSTDKIDNKLGIRASDLAEVVIDDVRVSEENVIGEVDKGFYQLMEFFAAGRTSVASQAVGAAQGALDAAIEYANEREQFDQKIKEFQAIEHKLAEMATKVEAARSLTYRAASQVEKNNQDVAAQYSSMAKLFASEISVEVADEGIQVHGGSGYVTDYPAERYYRDARITKIYEGTSEIQKNIIADQIL
- a CDS encoding class I adenylate-forming enzyme family protein, translated to MTNLVTTVAETVESNPDSPAIVYEGTELTYEQFWTRAGQFAQALHSRGIGENDRVGIYLPNLPQFVTAFYGTLRAGAIVVPMNPQYKAREIGHLLDDSGAKAVVSLADNVPNVVEVLEDTDVEQVISVGDAVEGATAFDEFLADDTTDVVDRADDDVAVQPYTSGTTGTPKGVLLTHDNIRWTTEANADVPHGGFQSSDRLVGTLPLFHIYGMSVVMNGAMYSGGAYYPIPEWDAPTVMDLIEEEDLSIMFGVPAMFNDMINQPDAAEYELEALRFVNSGGSSLPLEVLERFEDLYGVELYEGYGLTETSPVTHANRKGARRKGSIGTPLDGPGETSVDAKIVDEDFETVPRVEEGPIDEEEADLHEITGELVISGPNVMQGYYELPEANDEAFTEEDGTTWFHTGDIGYWDEDDFFFVVDREKHMIVTGGYNVYPREVEELLFEHEDIADAAVVGVPDDRRGETVQALVVPTPDADATPEDIKDYCLEHMAAYKHPREVEFVEELPRTTTGKVQKFKIRDQE
- a CDS encoding TRAP transporter permease: MERTIPYADRFAARMPPFVAERVPRRLTPLVVLNALVTLLAITFTVWTIYYAYSLMWMRLRFSNVFLGLGLALYYLDVVRTRYEEAESAEQATPDPGAMNASGSTSVSNRGLFARIREGYDRIDPYIALASAVLALAATAYVEFNFQRLHQDVHLAGHTQADLVVGVVLIALAIDATRRAFGNIIAAVTVASIAYAHTAFAMHLPGVLQHIGYDWTRITREGAIELTGVYHDTLMGIGSTWVAIFIMFAGIAKAYGLMDFVLKVGRELGKTLKTGVVQIAVIASMVMGSITGSAAANTATTGSFTIPMMQDQGIRDDFSAAIESVASAGGQMLPPVMGVAAFLMADFIGVSYLEIVQAGIIPAALFYLSVGIGIHFAVLKFGWTSPNVGSFDWRLLLNGIHFAVPLGVLLVTLIWLRYTPLTAGLYTIITIFVVGSLKFVVVDALEASRADSGPTSVKSGVAWAFKECYLVFEQIALALRRGGLEMAPLVGVLAAMGVIIEMLTFTGLAPRVSTSILGIGGGMLFVVLILAMIASILFGLGMPTPAAYVLVVVLVVPGVTEMGVPEIASHMFVFYFAMLSAITPPVAISVAIGARIAGTSFVKACLQALRIGAPGFVIPFAFVANDSLIYWSQETLLAFPVVLAGTVALIVATIGFDGARNLSYPVRGFYVVAAFAAMFGSLVSVVLQVVAAAAIVAALGYAKTVIGYDESHTKASPTSD